From the genome of Hymenobacter gelipurpurascens:
AATGCCACTGTGCACGTGTCTGTGCCGCCAACGCTGCAGGTATCCGGCAACCGTGCCTATTTGTACAGCATCTTCTTTAATCTGCTGACCAACTCCGTAAAATACCGTTCTGCCGAGCGGCCACTGCGTATTGATATTGAGGCAACGCCCAACAGCCGGAAGCCGGGAGCCCAGGTTACCGTGACGGATAATGGCTCCGGGTTTGATAGGCAGAAAGCGGGCAATGATATATTTAAGCTTTATAAGCGTTTTCATAGCCGACCCAGTGGCCGAGGTCTGGGTCTCTATCTGGTAAAAACCCACGTAGAGGCAATGGGTGGGCATATTGAGGTTCAGAGCGAAGTGAACGTAGGCACCCGCTGCACCCTACAGTTATCCTAAAAGTTGTTTATGCATACCGTACTTATTGACGACGATTCGACCAGCATTTTTCTGATGAAGCTGCTGCTGGAACGTGAAAATTTTTCTGAAACAATAACGGCTTTTCAGTCGGCGCAGGAGGCTCTGGAGTACCTGCAGAATGCCCTGCCCGATCAACTGCCCCATGTAATTCTGCTGGACCTGAACATGCCCGTCATGAATGGGTGGCAGTTTCTGGATGCCCTGCGCCCCGAGGCGCCCGAGCTGCTGGGCAACTGCCGCATCTATATCCTGACGTCCTCTTTGGCCCACACTGACCGGGCCCGGGCCGAGCAAAATCCGTTAGTTACGCGCCTTATTCATAAGCCGCTGGATAGAAAGCAGTTGGATGGTATTCGGGAGGATGCCCGGGCCCTGTAGCCGCGCGACTATCACCTGAGAAGCCCGCCACGGAATATGTGGCTTTATTAAACGATATTTGTAGAGCTACACTGCTCCTGTTGGGTAAGCACTGGCCTAGGGCCGCGCTCTGGCGTGCTGGCCCTGCAAAACCTTATTGCTCCGGCCGCGCTTTACCACACCAGCATACCTGCTGTGCCGACTTCCGGCAGCATGGCTTTGTACGCAAACAGGCGTACCGCGCCGCTTTTCTGGCGGTGTGTTTCTTTCCTTTGGGTCTCCCTTATGTCTGCTTATTATCAGCCCACTGCCGAGCTTCTGCAGGCATTTGGCTTTGTCCGCTACACGGCTCCGGCCGGCCAGGCACGGTATAGCCGGGCCAGCGCCTGCGGGCAGGAAACCATTGTGCTCTACGACGACGACGAGCTGACGCTGCTGGAGGCCGTGAACGGGCAAATGCTGTACAGCTTTCAGGGGCGGGTAGCTTCGGAGGCCGAGTTCCGGGTGTTGCTGCGGCAGGTAAACTGGCCCGCTGAGCTGCCAGATGCTAACGCCTCCAGTGGCCTAGGCCAGTAGCACTCAGGTACCGAATCCGCTAGGTCATTGCCGGTAGGCGAATTAACATATTTCTCTTTTTTAAACTCCTCGTGGATCAAGACCTCAAACTCAGCCTGGCCAACAACGCCAAAGAATGGCTGGCACTTTCCCTATCCATTTCTTCGGCCGAAAAAGTGGCGTTTAGCAAAATCCACGATGGGTTTTTCACCACGTATGGAGCCCACTTTATGGCCCACGTGTACCGCACCACTTTCGAGCAGGCCCTGCAGAATATGCCGGAAGCGGAGCGCAATAAGCTGCTGGTGTATTTCCGCGAAGCCATGGACCACGCCATCGACGAGCACTACGCTAATCCGCAAGTCTAGCAGCGCCCCTGCAGTGGCCTACCTGCTCAATTTTGGGCGAGTAGGCCACTGCTGCTTCCGGCCCTGTGCGGGTGGCGCAACTGCTTGATAAAGTTGGCTTTGTCGGAGCCCAGAAAAGCCAATGCGTACTCTGGGCCCGAGGCGTAGTTTGAGCCCAGGATATGCGCCTTGCCCTAACGCCCGTATAAGCGCAAAGTACAGCCGGCCCCGGCACCAAAGAAAAGAGGCCAGTTGCTACTTTTGGAGTGTGTGCCAGGGGCGGGAAAGCGCAAGCTCATTCGCCTTATATTCCGGCGCATCGGTGTCTTATTCGGTATTAATGGATGCTCTAACACGCAATAACGTCACGGTAACTGGAGCTGGGCAGCAGGCAATTGTGTTCGTGCACGGCTTCGGCTGCGACCAGCACATGTGGCGGCTGGTGGCGCCGGCCTTTGAGGCACGCTACCAAGTAGTGATGCTGGATTTGGTAGGAGCGGGCTTCTCTGATCTGACGGCCTACGACCCCGAGCGCTACAGCACCTTATCGGCCCATGCAGAGGATATACTGGAGGTAATTCGGGCCCTGCAGCTGCGCGATGTAGTGCTGGTAGGCCACTCCGTGAGTGCTACCATCAGTATGCTGGCGGCCATTCAGGACCCAGCGCTCATTGGCCGTCTGGTGCTGGTGGCGCCCTCGCCCCGTTTCCTCAACGATGCCGCTACGGGCTACGTGGGAGGCTTTGAGCAAACCGATATTGAGGAGCTGCTAGACGCCATGGATAGCAACTATCTGGGCTGGTCGGGCGCCATTACGCCCGTCATCATGGGCAACCCCGAGCGGCCCGAACTCACGGAGGAGCTCAACAACAGCTTCTGCCGCACCGATCCGACTATTGCCCGACACTTTGCCCGGGTCA
Proteins encoded in this window:
- a CDS encoding response regulator; amino-acid sequence: MHTVLIDDDSTSIFLMKLLLERENFSETITAFQSAQEALEYLQNALPDQLPHVILLDLNMPVMNGWQFLDALRPEAPELLGNCRIYILTSSLAHTDRARAEQNPLVTRLIHKPLDRKQLDGIREDARAL
- a CDS encoding alpha/beta fold hydrolase yields the protein MDALTRNNVTVTGAGQQAIVFVHGFGCDQHMWRLVAPAFEARYQVVMLDLVGAGFSDLTAYDPERYSTLSAHAEDILEVIRALQLRDVVLVGHSVSATISMLAAIQDPALIGRLVLVAPSPRFLNDAATGYVGGFEQTDIEELLDAMDSNYLGWSGAITPVIMGNPERPELTEELNNSFCRTDPTIARHFARVTFLGDHRAVLPQVHQPALILQCAQDTLAPLSVGQYLQQHLLNNQLVVIKTSGHCPHLSAPEATIAAIESFLAPAPVAYERA